Proteins co-encoded in one Archangium lipolyticum genomic window:
- a CDS encoding GspE/PulE/PilB domain-containing protein, which produces MPSHLAQTLIAQGLLSRDKAEEALRHQVAQGGTIDTALLERRLLPEAQVLQALGDASGQRPVNLADFEPNADVASFIPPKIAERLCVVPLSLDGSTLHVACGYPVPQKELDEVGFLLGKALELWVATEVRIREWISVIYRQPLAPRYATLLASLDPSAAPPPAPPPQVQAQPAAAPAPKPAATAAPAPAPKPAAPDESALTMEMVERLARSVAAEPIALEEPRLVAPPAQPQPQRVAPPAQAPHAAPAQPARPAAHTAPPVAAPPPAATREPLRLNMTEPARPAAPAQHPQAQPTAVMRPAAPPPQAQPAAPAITRPPVQPQAQPAAPAPQRVAAQGGAQPRPLLEPRAPEAAAPQSPRDDVPEWTLAQARAALKESTRDRDRLIDTALRFGRRTFDYVAAFAVLRGAAVGWDSRGEGLASDKLSLVSVPLDASSVFRTVAITRGSYAGPMPPDSLTKHYLELFGRQPPRTLFLYPVEVRGRLVAVLYGDCGQKPISQRRLSDYILFCQDLPAAFQELILFRKQRLGELRNSLDFDVDVDEQPAAGTGMAPSAPPPAMAAGLGWSPFVTRSANALGRAAAMAPLVMSQEERPPPDFGPILKRLTGPDANQRSSAMAELARSPEASAKVLATHFPGPTAWSRLPVVDLPEADELGPIPGALSRLGRPAAQALAPLLDSSDADTRYFALLTAGSLPYAELVDGVLRGLFDYEPDISSAARVAAAALKHLPRLDAAKKELRQELISRDALRRSLAARALGTLHDREAIEGLINLTRGDDEMCAQAASEALREVTRATFGLDARAWTAWWAENRQRRRADWLVSALRHPELDIRLAAIEELSRGINDTLGYYADAPEPEREAAVRRWEAAVADPARARRLALL; this is translated from the coding sequence ATGCCTTCTCATCTTGCCCAGACCCTGATCGCGCAAGGCCTCCTCTCCAGGGACAAGGCCGAAGAAGCCTTGCGTCATCAGGTGGCGCAGGGTGGCACCATCGACACCGCGTTGCTGGAGCGCCGGCTGCTGCCGGAAGCCCAGGTCCTGCAAGCGCTCGGAGATGCCTCGGGGCAGCGCCCCGTCAACCTCGCCGACTTCGAGCCCAACGCGGACGTCGCCTCCTTCATCCCCCCGAAGATCGCCGAGCGCCTGTGCGTGGTGCCGCTGTCGCTCGACGGCAGCACCCTGCACGTGGCCTGCGGCTACCCGGTGCCCCAGAAGGAGCTGGACGAGGTGGGCTTCCTCCTCGGCAAGGCCCTGGAGCTCTGGGTGGCCACCGAGGTCCGCATCCGCGAGTGGATCTCCGTCATCTACCGGCAGCCACTCGCCCCGCGCTACGCCACGCTCCTCGCCTCGCTCGACCCCTCGGCGGCCCCTCCCCCGGCGCCACCGCCCCAGGTCCAGGCCCAGCCCGCGGCGGCTCCGGCTCCGAAGCCCGCCGCCACCGCCGCTCCGGCCCCAGCGCCGAAACCCGCCGCTCCCGACGAGTCTGCGCTCACCATGGAGATGGTGGAGCGGCTGGCGCGCTCGGTGGCCGCCGAGCCCATCGCGCTCGAGGAGCCGAGGCTCGTCGCGCCGCCCGCGCAGCCGCAGCCGCAACGGGTCGCGCCCCCGGCGCAGGCCCCTCACGCCGCCCCCGCCCAGCCCGCGCGTCCGGCCGCTCACACCGCGCCTCCGGTCGCCGCGCCGCCTCCAGCCGCCACCCGTGAGCCGCTGCGCCTGAACATGACCGAGCCCGCGCGTCCCGCGGCCCCGGCCCAGCATCCCCAGGCCCAGCCCACCGCCGTGATGCGCCCCGCGGCTCCGCCTCCGCAGGCCCAGCCCGCCGCTCCCGCCATCACGCGTCCGCCGGTGCAGCCGCAGGCCCAGCCCGCCGCTCCCGCTCCGCAGCGTGTCGCCGCTCAAGGCGGTGCCCAGCCGCGCCCGCTGCTCGAGCCGCGTGCTCCGGAGGCCGCCGCGCCGCAGTCCCCCCGGGACGATGTGCCCGAGTGGACGCTCGCGCAGGCCCGCGCCGCCCTCAAGGAGTCCACGAGGGACCGCGACCGGCTCATCGACACCGCCCTGCGCTTCGGGCGCCGCACCTTCGACTACGTGGCCGCCTTCGCCGTGCTGCGTGGCGCGGCCGTGGGCTGGGACTCGCGCGGCGAGGGCCTGGCGAGCGACAAGCTGTCGCTGGTCTCCGTCCCGCTCGACGCCTCCAGCGTCTTCCGCACCGTGGCCATCACCCGCGGCAGCTACGCGGGCCCCATGCCGCCGGACAGCCTGACGAAGCACTACCTGGAGCTGTTCGGCCGCCAGCCGCCGCGGACCCTCTTCCTCTACCCGGTGGAGGTGCGCGGCCGGCTCGTGGCGGTGCTCTACGGCGACTGCGGGCAGAAGCCCATCAGCCAGCGCCGCCTCTCCGACTACATCCTGTTCTGCCAGGACCTGCCCGCCGCCTTCCAGGAGCTCATCCTCTTCCGCAAGCAGCGGCTGGGGGAGCTGCGCAACTCGCTGGACTTCGACGTGGACGTGGACGAGCAGCCCGCCGCCGGCACCGGCATGGCCCCGAGCGCCCCGCCCCCCGCGATGGCCGCGGGCCTGGGGTGGAGCCCCTTCGTCACGCGCTCCGCCAACGCGCTGGGCCGCGCCGCCGCCATGGCGCCGCTGGTCATGTCCCAGGAGGAACGGCCGCCCCCAGACTTCGGCCCCATCCTCAAGCGCCTCACCGGCCCGGACGCCAACCAGCGCTCGAGCGCCATGGCCGAGCTGGCGCGCTCGCCCGAGGCCAGCGCCAAGGTGCTCGCCACCCACTTCCCCGGCCCCACGGCGTGGAGCCGCCTGCCGGTGGTGGACCTGCCCGAGGCCGACGAGCTGGGCCCCATCCCCGGAGCCCTGTCGCGGCTCGGCCGGCCCGCGGCCCAGGCGCTGGCGCCCCTGCTGGACTCGAGTGACGCGGACACGCGCTACTTCGCGCTCCTCACCGCCGGCAGCCTCCCGTACGCGGAGCTGGTGGACGGCGTGCTGCGCGGCCTCTTCGACTACGAGCCGGACATCTCCAGCGCCGCGCGCGTGGCCGCCGCCGCCCTCAAGCACCTGCCCCGCCTGGACGCCGCGAAGAAGGAGCTGCGCCAGGAGCTCATCAGCCGGGACGCGCTGCGCCGCTCGCTGGCCGCGCGGGCCCTGGGCACGCTGCATGACCGGGAGGCCATCGAGGGCCTCATCAACCTCACCCGCGGCGACGACGAGATGTGCGCCCAGGCCGCCTCCGAGGCGCTGCGCGAGGTGACGCGCGCCACGTTCGGCCTGGACGCGCGCGCGTGGACGGCGTGGTGGGCGGAGAACCGGCAGCGCCGCCGCGCGGACTGGCTGGTCTCCGCGCTGCGCCACCCGGAGCTGGACATCCGCCTGGCCGCCATCGAGGAGCTCAGCCGCGGCATCAACGACACGCTCGGCTACTACGCGGACGCACCCGAGCCCGAGCGTGAGGCCGCCGTGCGCCGGTGGGAGGCCGCGGTGGCGGACCCCGCCCGGGCGCGCCGGCTGGCCCTGCTCTGA
- a CDS encoding RDD family protein, with the protein MKCGAPLPPVGDCPTCAAATQPAARAIPSLLDKEIMIDRRRPDRDAPAPAPSAPPGMVARAPVPPGMNPANAQGPRPQAPAPAAPRAPGLPVMPPRPQQAPAAQMAPAPAPRPQPQAAAPAAPRAPAPAQAAAPRPSAPPQATPSFNLPGVAAPAPRPSAPQPVVASEPAPAPAPAPRQASAPGLPVMPPRPQAAAPAQQAVAHAPQRMSAADEEASFSVDLDETIDDGEPVTLPMGAPDNPAPVRAAPAVKAPVISETGVTEVHARPASLWRRLLAFTIDTGAIGGVAALYLMLASSVAGVQAPQTGLSGLDAFVIQVRALQSVLVPGAVLLLVLSLVYCAVSAFLWNGRTLGRRLLGLRLVDTHGLAPAPGRAIVRAMLASLSFGLFLAGFWMALFDRRGQTLHDKLTSTYVVQPS; encoded by the coding sequence ATGAAGTGCGGAGCTCCGCTGCCGCCCGTAGGGGATTGCCCCACCTGCGCCGCCGCGACCCAGCCCGCGGCCCGGGCCATCCCGAGTCTCCTGGACAAGGAGATCATGATCGACCGCCGCCGTCCGGATCGCGACGCGCCGGCTCCCGCCCCCTCCGCGCCTCCGGGAATGGTGGCCCGCGCTCCGGTTCCTCCCGGGATGAATCCGGCGAATGCCCAGGGCCCGCGTCCCCAGGCCCCGGCTCCGGCCGCGCCTCGCGCTCCGGGTCTGCCCGTGATGCCGCCGCGCCCGCAGCAGGCACCGGCCGCCCAGATGGCCCCGGCTCCCGCGCCCCGTCCCCAGCCCCAGGCCGCCGCTCCGGCCGCGCCGCGAGCCCCGGCTCCCGCGCAGGCCGCCGCGCCTCGTCCTTCGGCGCCGCCCCAGGCGACTCCCTCCTTCAACCTGCCCGGCGTCGCGGCTCCGGCTCCGCGCCCGTCCGCCCCGCAGCCGGTGGTCGCGAGCGAGCCGGCTCCGGCCCCCGCCCCCGCTCCGCGACAGGCGTCCGCTCCGGGCCTGCCCGTGATGCCGCCGCGCCCGCAGGCCGCCGCCCCGGCACAGCAGGCGGTGGCGCACGCGCCGCAGCGGATGTCCGCGGCCGACGAGGAGGCCTCCTTCTCCGTCGATCTCGACGAGACCATCGATGATGGCGAGCCGGTCACCCTGCCCATGGGTGCCCCCGACAACCCGGCCCCGGTCCGCGCCGCTCCCGCCGTCAAGGCGCCCGTCATCTCGGAGACCGGCGTGACCGAGGTCCACGCGCGCCCGGCCTCGCTCTGGCGCCGGCTGCTGGCCTTCACCATCGACACCGGCGCCATCGGCGGAGTGGCGGCGCTGTATCTGATGCTCGCCTCCAGCGTGGCCGGCGTGCAGGCACCTCAGACGGGCCTCTCGGGGCTGGATGCCTTCGTCATCCAGGTCCGCGCGCTCCAGTCCGTGCTGGTGCCCGGCGCCGTCCTCCTGCTGGTGCTGTCGCTCGTCTACTGCGCGGTGTCCGCCTTCCTCTGGAATGGCCGCACCCTGGGACGCCGGCTGCTCGGATTGAGGCTCGTGGACACCCACGGGCTGGCTCCGGCGCCGGGACGGGCCATCGTTCGCGCCATGCTCGCCAGCCTGTCCTTCGGACTCTTCCTCGCCGGCTTCTGGATGGCCCTCTTCGACCGCCGGGGCCAGACGCTGCACGACAAGCTCACGTCCACGTACGTGGTCCAGCCGAGCTAG
- a CDS encoding GlsB/YeaQ/YmgE family stress response membrane protein: MNAIIAYIIIGLIVGVIVRIALPPAPQVGFLGSVLLGMVGGIVGGLFSSALAPNQALSTIHPLGITLAVIVSTLITVGVTLATRRRRFG, from the coding sequence ATGAACGCCATCATCGCCTACATCATCATCGGACTCATCGTGGGCGTCATCGTGCGAATCGCCCTGCCTCCGGCGCCCCAGGTGGGCTTCCTGGGGAGCGTCCTGCTCGGCATGGTGGGAGGCATCGTCGGCGGGCTCTTCAGTTCGGCGCTCGCCCCGAATCAGGCGCTCTCCACCATCCACCCGCTGGGCATCACACTGGCCGTCATCGTCTCGACACTCATCACGGTCGGAGTGACCCTGGCCACGCGCCGCCGGCGCTTCGGATGA
- a CDS encoding 16S rRNA (uracil(1498)-N(3))-methyltransferase, translated as MVRLFVPLPEPTPSEVTLTGERRHYLVHVLRLGEGASLEVFDGAGRSCTARVASVDADAVRLELGEARRSPPRRQVHILQGLPKGDKLEWVLQKGTELGATAFHPVAAARSVVKLEPKRAEERTARWAKIVEEASRQCRRDDVPVVHPPRPLVEAVRALAPDTTLLVLDEEESAVPLGEAFRGSAPGSPVALVVGPEGGLAREEVQALRALGGRPVTLGRLILRTETAALAALAVMMHLDGELG; from the coding sequence GTGGTCCGACTCTTCGTCCCGCTCCCGGAGCCCACCCCCTCCGAGGTGACCCTCACCGGCGAGCGGCGTCACTACCTCGTCCACGTGCTGCGGCTCGGCGAGGGCGCCTCGCTCGAGGTCTTCGACGGCGCGGGCCGCTCCTGCACGGCACGCGTGGCCTCGGTGGACGCGGACGCGGTGCGCCTGGAGCTCGGTGAGGCCCGGCGCTCGCCTCCCCGGCGCCAGGTGCACATCCTCCAGGGGCTCCCCAAGGGCGACAAGCTGGAGTGGGTGCTGCAGAAGGGCACCGAGCTGGGCGCCACCGCGTTCCACCCCGTGGCCGCCGCGCGCAGCGTGGTGAAGCTCGAGCCCAAGCGCGCCGAGGAGCGCACCGCCCGGTGGGCGAAGATCGTCGAGGAGGCCTCCCGCCAGTGCCGGCGCGATGACGTGCCCGTCGTCCACCCGCCCCGCCCCCTGGTGGAGGCGGTACGTGCGCTCGCCCCGGACACCACCCTGCTGGTGCTCGACGAGGAGGAGTCCGCCGTCCCGCTGGGCGAGGCCTTCCGCGGCAGCGCCCCCGGCTCTCCCGTCGCCCTCGTGGTGGGCCCCGAGGGCGGACTGGCCCGCGAGGAGGTCCAGGCACTCCGCGCGCTCGGTGGACGCCCCGTCACCCTGGGCCGGCTCATCCTCCGCACCGAGACGGCCGCGCTCGCCGCCCTGGCGGTGATGATGCACCTGGATGGGGAGCTCGGTTAG
- a CDS encoding endonuclease/exonuclease/phosphatase family protein: MPGQALSRLLERLPFGRNVIDGVPVAPPQHLPRLERTHVFHGFDSLPPADGPRQLGTGDTLLVHHPQPRPTRDHMLRVMTYNILLGGTHRQLLERYFVELESSGRMPDVIALQEASQPTAVELARDYGFHLAYHGRDIGGPVVNGKAILSRHPILEAAHYTYAFPEDARAAAIARQGFVGELDEDRGALFTLLQVFGQTVALYCVHHTLGDSGINAGQLWQLQAVLHSRDGVPSIALGDFNANINVKHHYSLLPNPLRKHEPTETVKDYESRYGDVHPSVGDWGVGNIADVRVRRALHALEHELPDPLHRARERRVRLPDGTLMSPEQAREMLVAGKVPKGSPQWLRLQDVADLSTLNALPDGTGVPPATGKRFDTFFASRQLEPLLLEVDHSTEASDHLPSFADFQLRDTRH; this comes from the coding sequence ATGCCAGGACAGGCCCTCTCTCGACTATTGGAGCGCCTCCCCTTCGGGAGGAACGTCATCGACGGAGTCCCCGTCGCCCCACCCCAGCACCTGCCGCGCCTCGAGCGCACCCATGTCTTCCATGGGTTCGACTCGCTGCCGCCAGCGGACGGTCCGCGCCAGCTCGGAACGGGCGACACGCTGCTGGTGCACCACCCCCAGCCGCGCCCGACCCGCGACCACATGCTCCGGGTGATGACGTACAACATCCTCCTGGGTGGAACGCACCGGCAGTTGCTGGAGCGCTACTTCGTCGAGCTGGAGTCGAGCGGCCGGATGCCGGACGTCATCGCGCTCCAGGAGGCCAGCCAGCCCACCGCCGTGGAGCTCGCGCGCGATTATGGCTTCCACCTCGCCTACCACGGCCGCGACATCGGCGGACCCGTGGTGAACGGCAAGGCCATCCTCAGCCGCCACCCCATCCTCGAGGCCGCGCACTACACCTATGCCTTCCCCGAGGACGCGCGCGCGGCGGCCATCGCCCGCCAGGGCTTCGTGGGCGAGCTGGACGAGGACCGCGGCGCCCTCTTCACGCTGCTCCAGGTGTTCGGCCAGACGGTGGCCCTCTACTGCGTGCACCACACCCTGGGCGACAGCGGCATCAACGCCGGCCAGCTCTGGCAGCTCCAGGCCGTCCTCCACTCCCGCGACGGCGTGCCCTCCATCGCCCTGGGCGACTTCAACGCCAACATCAACGTCAAACACCACTACTCGCTGCTGCCCAACCCCCTGCGCAAGCACGAGCCCACCGAGACGGTGAAGGACTACGAGTCCCGCTACGGTGACGTGCACCCGAGCGTGGGTGACTGGGGCGTGGGCAACATCGCCGACGTGCGCGTGCGCCGCGCCCTCCACGCGCTCGAGCACGAGCTGCCGGATCCGCTCCACCGCGCCCGCGAGCGGCGCGTGCGGCTGCCGGACGGCACCTTGATGAGCCCGGAGCAGGCCCGCGAGATGCTCGTGGCCGGCAAGGTGCCCAAGGGCTCCCCGCAGTGGCTGCGGCTCCAGGACGTGGCGGACCTGTCCACCCTCAATGCCCTGCCCGACGGCACTGGCGTGCCCCCCGCCACCGGCAAGCGCTTCGACACCTTCTTCGCCTCCCGCCAGCTCGAGCCCCTGCTGCTGGAGGTGGACCACTCCACCGAGGCGTCCGACCACCTGCCCTCCTTCGCCGACTTCCAGTTGCGCGACACCCGCCACTGA
- a CDS encoding adenylate/guanylate cyclase domain-containing protein: MSRKRDRMARWADESTVARFEVAQANQEQVLAESALRGERLVAATRLVLMALLFVSQSFIARMEGEVLPADPLLRGAVFLYILGAVVMLVTVWREKANPRRAIWRPVLATLFDCGFFGFMAWRIIQDSGHLNAPMLAASCAVVIAFSVARYSWLHVVLSTVLASATYVLASWMAGAFSLSLVSFVLGCYLSLGLLIGLVNGEARRMFLTLRRLDNLSRFLPRQVVDRVMGTGDGTLEPMQREVTILFSDIRDFTSLSETLPPRAVLELLDDYFGHMSQIVMGHGGIVNKFLGDGMLACWGVPDGDPRHAVHAMQAALDMRTKLVELNAWREQRGEAPLRIGIGLHTGVVAAGMLGGAEQHEYTVIGDAVNVASRVEGLTKTLGVDILVSESTWRAGEGRFQGERISEERVKGRREGVVVYSLNGFARREERELSTALSA, translated from the coding sequence ATGAGCCGGAAGAGGGACCGGATGGCGCGTTGGGCGGATGAGAGCACCGTCGCCCGCTTCGAGGTGGCCCAGGCCAACCAGGAGCAGGTGCTGGCGGAGAGCGCGCTGCGGGGTGAGCGCCTGGTGGCAGCGACGCGGCTCGTGCTGATGGCGCTGCTCTTCGTGAGTCAGTCCTTCATCGCCCGGATGGAGGGGGAGGTGCTGCCAGCGGATCCGCTGCTGCGGGGGGCGGTGTTCCTCTACATCCTCGGCGCCGTGGTGATGCTGGTGACGGTGTGGCGCGAGAAGGCGAATCCGCGCCGGGCCATCTGGCGGCCGGTGCTGGCGACGCTCTTCGACTGTGGCTTCTTCGGCTTCATGGCGTGGCGGATCATCCAGGACAGTGGGCACCTCAACGCGCCGATGCTGGCGGCGAGCTGCGCGGTGGTGATTGCCTTCTCGGTGGCCCGCTACAGCTGGCTGCACGTGGTGCTGTCCACGGTGCTGGCCTCGGCGACGTACGTGCTGGCGAGCTGGATGGCGGGTGCGTTCTCCTTGTCCCTGGTGAGCTTCGTGCTCGGCTGCTACCTCTCGCTCGGGCTGCTCATCGGGCTGGTGAACGGGGAGGCGCGCCGCATGTTCCTGACGCTGCGGCGGCTCGACAACCTGTCGCGTTTCCTGCCCAGGCAGGTGGTGGATCGGGTGATGGGAACGGGGGATGGAACGCTGGAGCCGATGCAGCGCGAGGTGACGATCCTCTTCAGCGACATCCGGGACTTCACCTCGCTGAGCGAGACGCTGCCCCCCAGGGCGGTGCTGGAGCTGCTGGACGACTACTTCGGGCACATGTCGCAGATCGTCATGGGGCACGGGGGCATCGTGAACAAGTTCCTGGGAGACGGGATGCTGGCGTGCTGGGGCGTGCCGGACGGGGACCCGCGGCACGCCGTGCACGCGATGCAGGCGGCGCTCGACATGAGGACGAAGCTGGTGGAGCTCAACGCGTGGCGGGAGCAGCGGGGCGAGGCACCGCTGCGCATCGGCATCGGGCTGCACACGGGGGTGGTGGCGGCGGGGATGCTGGGGGGCGCGGAGCAACACGAGTACACGGTCATCGGCGACGCGGTGAACGTGGCCTCACGGGTGGAGGGGCTCACCAAGACACTGGGTGTGGACATCCTGGTGAGTGAGAGCACCTGGCGGGCGGGCGAGGGGCGCTTCCAGGGAGAGCGCATCTCCGAGGAGCGGGTGAAGGGGCGCCGGGAGGGCGTGGTGGTGTACTCGCTGAATGGCTTCGCCCGGAGGGAGGAGCGGGAGCTTTCGACAGCCCTGAGCGCGTAG
- a CDS encoding Lnb N-terminal periplasmic domain-containing protein: protein MRLLARAGTFGLFVLFALGLTWLVSAVVLTGVGPQGPAWWRYGLALLFVVAVVLVWRRGSRRKALGVLAVLCVCVFAWTQTVRPSLTREWAPDLARSARADIQGSRVTFHDLRDFRYRGTTDWDEAWYSATYDTQELVRAWFIVEPFSGFEGAAHTMVSFEFSGDRFLVFSVEIRRERGETFSAVGGLFRQFELTYVVGDERDLIQLRSNHRRDDVYLHPIRASKERTTAFFLDMVRRMNALQQRPEFYDSLTNNCTTNLVRHLEKVSATNVPYDHRTLLPAYSDELAFELGLIDTDVDLARTRARHHINTLALAAQGRDDFSLRIRGRGK, encoded by the coding sequence ATGCGTCTTCTCGCTCGCGCCGGCACCTTCGGTCTCTTCGTCCTCTTCGCCCTCGGCCTCACGTGGCTCGTGTCCGCCGTCGTCCTCACCGGCGTGGGTCCTCAGGGGCCCGCCTGGTGGCGGTATGGGCTGGCCCTGCTCTTCGTCGTGGCGGTGGTCCTCGTCTGGCGCCGGGGCTCCAGGCGGAAGGCATTGGGCGTGCTCGCCGTGCTCTGCGTCTGCGTGTTCGCCTGGACCCAGACCGTGCGGCCCTCGCTCACCCGCGAATGGGCGCCGGATCTCGCCCGCTCCGCGCGAGCCGACATCCAGGGCTCCCGCGTCACCTTCCACGACCTGCGCGACTTCCGCTACCGCGGCACCACGGACTGGGACGAGGCCTGGTACTCCGCCACCTACGACACCCAGGAGCTCGTCCGCGCGTGGTTCATCGTCGAGCCCTTCTCCGGCTTCGAGGGCGCCGCCCACACCATGGTCAGCTTCGAGTTCTCCGGAGACCGCTTCCTCGTCTTCTCCGTGGAGATCCGCCGCGAGCGCGGTGAGACGTTCTCCGCGGTGGGTGGCCTGTTCCGCCAGTTCGAGCTCACCTACGTCGTCGGTGACGAGCGCGACCTCATCCAGCTGCGCAGCAACCACCGCCGAGACGACGTCTACCTGCATCCCATCCGCGCGTCGAAGGAGCGCACCACCGCCTTCTTCCTCGACATGGTGCGGCGGATGAACGCCCTCCAGCAGCGGCCCGAGTTCTACGACTCGCTCACCAACAACTGCACCACCAACCTGGTGCGCCACCTCGAGAAGGTCAGCGCCACCAACGTCCCCTACGACCACCGCACCCTTCTTCCCGCCTACTCGGATGAGCTGGCCTTCGAGCTGGGCCTCATCGACACCGACGTGGATCTCGCCCGGACGCGCGCGCGCCACCACATCAACACGTTGGCCCTCGCCGCCCAGGGCCGCGATGACTTCTCGCTTCGCATCCGCGGGCGGGGCAAGTAA
- a CDS encoding Mpo1 family 2-hydroxy fatty acid dioxygenase yields MLKPHTQALFDEYTSSHQHPTNRLTHKIAIPLIVLHIVAMLDWVRLVSFPLMPGGELTLAHVAWVLASIWYLRADAKLGGIVSVAMAFCIPLGRALPGGFVVAIAIGGWLVQLAGHAVWEKKSPSFFTNLVHALVGPLFFVALLTGDYKLGAQAQAAPQSAR; encoded by the coding sequence ATGCTGAAGCCCCACACCCAGGCGCTGTTCGACGAATACACCTCGTCCCATCAGCACCCCACCAACCGCCTCACGCACAAAATCGCCATTCCCCTCATCGTCCTGCACATCGTCGCCATGCTGGACTGGGTGCGGTTGGTGTCCTTCCCCCTCATGCCCGGTGGCGAGCTGACCCTCGCCCACGTGGCCTGGGTGCTCGCCTCCATCTGGTACCTGCGCGCGGATGCGAAGCTCGGTGGCATCGTCTCCGTCGCCATGGCCTTCTGCATCCCGCTCGGCCGCGCCCTGCCCGGCGGGTTCGTCGTCGCCATCGCCATCGGCGGGTGGCTCGTCCAGCTCGCCGGCCACGCCGTCTGGGAGAAGAAGTCGCCTTCCTTCTTCACCAACCTGGTCCACGCCCTCGTCGGCCCCCTGTTCTTCGTCGCCCTGCTCACCGGGGACTACAAGCTCGGGGCGCAGGCGCAAGCCGCGCCCCAGTCAGCCAGGTAG
- the prmA gene encoding 50S ribosomal protein L11 methyltransferase: protein MTGTYQTLTVDLPETESEAAQDLLHEAGAMGLEVRDRESLIMPGVRAPAAGESILVAYFEDTQTAEAARAELAEAFPSARMQLSQEQQQDWSNAWKAHIKSVQVGRLWVGPPWEAQSAPSDKVRLVIEPKMAFGTGDHPTTSLCLGAVDDYMATHPGASVLDVGTGTGVLAIAAKKLGAGRVVGTDNDPVSVELARENAQDNGTPDVELSGKELTEVEGTFELVVANILANTLIELAPLIVPKVKDRLVMAGVLAHQKADVEAAYVNLGLVPEPGAQQGEWVRLDFHRAK, encoded by the coding sequence ATGACGGGGACGTACCAGACACTCACGGTGGATCTGCCGGAGACGGAGTCGGAGGCGGCGCAGGATCTGCTGCACGAGGCGGGGGCGATGGGACTGGAAGTGAGGGATCGGGAGAGCCTCATCATGCCGGGAGTGCGAGCGCCCGCGGCGGGCGAGTCCATCCTGGTCGCCTACTTCGAGGACACCCAGACGGCGGAGGCGGCCCGGGCGGAGCTGGCCGAGGCCTTCCCCTCGGCGCGGATGCAGCTGTCCCAGGAGCAGCAACAGGACTGGAGCAACGCCTGGAAGGCGCACATCAAGTCCGTGCAGGTGGGCCGGCTGTGGGTCGGTCCCCCCTGGGAGGCGCAGAGCGCCCCATCCGACAAGGTGCGACTCGTCATCGAGCCGAAGATGGCGTTCGGCACCGGCGACCACCCCACCACCTCGCTGTGTCTGGGTGCGGTGGACGACTACATGGCCACCCATCCGGGTGCGAGTGTGCTGGATGTGGGGACGGGTACGGGTGTGCTGGCCATCGCGGCGAAGAAGCTGGGAGCGGGCCGGGTGGTGGGCACGGACAACGATCCGGTGTCGGTGGAGCTGGCGCGGGAGAACGCGCAGGACAACGGCACGCCGGACGTGGAGCTGTCCGGCAAGGAGCTGACAGAGGTGGAGGGCACCTTCGAGCTGGTGGTGGCCAACATCCTGGCCAACACGCTCATCGAGCTGGCCCCGCTCATCGTCCCCAAGGTGAAGGACAGGCTGGTGATGGCGGGCGTGCTCGCGCACCAGAAGGCGGACGTGGAGGCGGCGTACGTGAACCTCGGGCTGGTGCCGGAGCCCGGAGCCCAGCAGGGCGAGTGGGTGCGCCTGGACTTCCACCGCGCGAAGTAG